The Flavobacterium sp. HJ-32-4 genome contains a region encoding:
- a CDS encoding TonB-dependent receptor: MAALLVFGWASAQTASISGVVTSDGKTPEANVNVSLKGTTVGSVTDARGFYEIRNIQPGTYTLRITSIGFATRERAFTLKAGEQLVENITLTTTAENLAEVSVEGAARKNPFGRKESAYVSKMPLKDIENPQVYNTISAEVLKEQVVTNFDDALKNAPGIDKLWESTGRGGDGAGYFSLRGFAVQPTMMNGLPALTAGSPDLANLERIEVVKGPSGTLFGSSLISYGGLINLVTKRPYEYFGGNISYTGGTFGLNRVAADINAPIGESNKAFLRVNTAYQREASFQDAGFRRSFFFAPTLAYQVNDKVRFDVNAEFYNGRNTNQTMLFLDRFSPLRATNIDELGYDRKRSYTSNDLYIDTPTYNLQGQMTYKINGNWTSQTAISRSSTQSKGYYSYLYEGTSFIEAAAGTTLDGIILARYTSKQDFETIGTDIQQNFIGEFQIGKFKNKFIGGLDYLNLNQISNSTGYGAQGFVNLGVDEAIFQSLLPALHGTAIPIGGAVGDSGVLTQAGADAGIAALGNSSARPYKTKQEIFSAYASNVFYLLPNLSAMASIRVDRFNNEGNLSTDADNYDQTAWSPKFGVVYQPIQDKIALFANYLNGFSNVAPASDIVGGTTIPRTFNPEHAEQFEFGTKVNFLNDRVTGSISYYNIDVRDMVYTIYADNATPFPDQINVQNGRQRSKGIEVSLTANPIDGLNIIAGYSYNDSKLIEGDPDFQGKRPESAGPQNLANLWASYRFGAGALKGFGLGFGGNYASENKIMNRNLAGTFRLPEYTVLNASAFYDLEAFRFTVKIDNLTQEAYYKGWSTISPQRPRVFSAGMTYNF, encoded by the coding sequence ATGGCAGCCCTTCTGGTCTTCGGATGGGCGTCGGCACAAACGGCCTCGATCAGCGGCGTTGTAACCTCGGATGGCAAGACCCCTGAAGCCAACGTAAACGTATCCCTTAAAGGAACCACGGTTGGTTCGGTGACCGATGCCCGGGGTTTTTATGAAATCCGCAACATCCAGCCGGGTACGTATACCCTTCGCATCACGTCTATCGGCTTTGCCACCCGTGAACGCGCCTTTACCCTGAAAGCGGGCGAGCAGTTGGTCGAGAATATCACGCTGACGACAACCGCCGAAAACCTTGCGGAGGTATCGGTAGAAGGTGCCGCACGGAAGAACCCGTTCGGACGCAAGGAAAGCGCGTATGTGTCGAAGATGCCGTTGAAAGACATTGAGAACCCCCAGGTGTACAACACCATTTCGGCGGAGGTGCTGAAAGAGCAGGTGGTGACGAATTTTGACGATGCCCTCAAGAACGCCCCGGGTATCGACAAACTATGGGAATCTACCGGACGTGGCGGCGATGGAGCCGGTTATTTCTCCCTTCGCGGTTTTGCCGTGCAGCCGACGATGATGAACGGACTTCCGGCCCTTACTGCCGGATCGCCGGATCTCGCCAACCTTGAGCGTATTGAAGTCGTCAAAGGTCCTTCAGGAACACTGTTTGGAAGTAGTTTGATTTCGTATGGCGGACTTATCAACCTCGTGACGAAGCGCCCGTATGAGTACTTCGGTGGCAATATATCCTACACCGGTGGTACGTTCGGCCTGAACCGCGTTGCGGCGGACATCAACGCCCCTATTGGCGAATCGAACAAGGCATTTTTACGGGTGAACACCGCCTACCAGCGCGAGGCGTCTTTCCAGGATGCCGGGTTCCGTCGCTCGTTCTTTTTCGCTCCGACATTGGCGTACCAAGTGAACGATAAGGTACGTTTTGATGTGAATGCGGAGTTCTATAACGGCCGCAACACCAACCAAACGATGCTGTTCCTCGACCGTTTCTCACCGCTTCGCGCCACGAACATCGACGAATTGGGCTATGACCGCAAACGGTCGTACACCAGCAACGACCTGTATATCGACACCCCGACCTACAACCTCCAAGGGCAAATGACGTATAAAATCAATGGCAACTGGACCTCCCAAACCGCCATCTCCCGCAGCTCGACGCAGTCGAAAGGGTACTACTCGTATCTCTACGAAGGCACGAGTTTCATTGAAGCGGCTGCCGGTACGACGCTTGACGGCATCATCCTGGCGCGTTACACCAGCAAACAGGATTTTGAGACCATCGGAACCGACATCCAACAGAATTTCATCGGCGAATTCCAAATTGGGAAATTCAAGAACAAGTTCATCGGCGGACTCGATTATTTAAACCTGAACCAGATTTCGAACAGCACCGGTTATGGCGCGCAGGGGTTTGTGAACTTGGGCGTGGACGAAGCGATTTTCCAGTCGCTGTTACCGGCTCTGCACGGAACGGCTATTCCTATTGGCGGTGCCGTAGGTGACTCGGGCGTGCTGACACAGGCCGGTGCCGATGCAGGTATCGCCGCTTTGGGTAACAGCAGTGCGCGTCCGTACAAAACCAAACAAGAGATTTTCAGCGCCTACGCCTCGAACGTCTTCTACCTGTTGCCGAACCTGTCTGCCATGGCCAGTATCCGCGTCGACCGCTTCAACAATGAAGGTAACCTGTCGACCGACGCCGACAACTACGACCAAACGGCCTGGTCGCCGAAATTCGGAGTGGTGTACCAGCCCATTCAAGATAAAATTGCCCTTTTTGCCAACTATCTCAACGGATTCTCGAACGTAGCGCCGGCCTCGGATATCGTCGGTGGCACCACCATCCCGCGTACCTTCAACCCCGAGCATGCCGAGCAGTTTGAATTCGGTACCAAAGTAAACTTCCTCAATGATCGTGTTACAGGTTCCATCAGCTACTACAACATCGACGTGCGCGACATGGTGTATACGATTTACGCTGATAATGCAACTCCATTCCCTGACCAGATCAATGTGCAAAACGGCCGCCAACGCAGCAAAGGCATTGAGGTGAGTCTGACGGCCAACCCGATTGACGGGCTCAACATCATCGCGGGTTACAGCTATAACGACAGTAAACTGATCGAAGGCGATCCGGATTTCCAGGGGAAACGGCCGGAAAGCGCAGGGCCGCAAAACCTCGCCAACCTTTGGGCCAGCTACCGCTTTGGTGCGGGTGCGCTGAAAGGTTTCGGACTGGGCTTCGGCGGGAATTACGCCAGCGAAAACAAGATCATGAACCGCAACCTGGCCGGCACCTTCCGTCTTCCGGAGTACACGGTGCTGAATGCCTCCGCCTTTTACGATCTCGAGGCATTCCGCTTTACGGTGAAAATAGACAACCTCACGCAAGAGGCGTACTATAAAGGTTGGTCGACCATAAGTCCGCAACGCCCACGGGTGTTCTCAGCCGGTATGACCTACAATTTCTAA